A stretch of Fluviicola sp. DNA encodes these proteins:
- a CDS encoding PKD domain-containing protein, with translation MKQLLLLVTAFLLFHAATYAQCTANAGPDSTVCTGASIQLGGTPAGTGPGTLSYSWSPAAGLSCTNCPNPVLTASTSQTYTLTVSSSLGCTTTDQVTVSIAPPPTAGFTITGNNSCASVPIQFTNASSGSGLTYSWNFGEPGSGAQNTSNLVNPVHQYNAVGTGTQSYTVTLVVTNSNGCTASVTHTVTVSALPNPALIDPIAGMRNCDGSNFPLTVFDASSTTAVSNYTIQWGDGSPNFSSGTFPGAGVSHTYTTAEIFSLVYTITGTNGCVQSTSYNIANITNPAIGAANPGATTGCGPITLCFPLSNYSSNHSTTYYVVDYGDGSPRDTLSHPPPATICHTYTTSSCGRPGNQFVFRMKAINLCDSSEASISPIRVYTGPVANFTVAAPNNCVGSPVQFLNSTQTGFNSACSSSTLFQWDFGDGQTLTTATATNPTHVYTAPGTYTVTLSATNNCSSNIITRTVCIENPPVPSFTVTPTSACIPFTAQVTDASNLANTCNVTRNWMVLFNGSPCLPSSGAFAFTGGTNASSVNPQIQFTQPGNYTIRLTLTNSCGSFISTQAIVAQKPPQVSINAVPSVCAGLSVNPTAVVNDCLEPSDTYSWTFTGGTPASSGTLVPGSVSYPAAGTFPISLSVTNACGTTTANTSVIIKPIPPALNPQVNTPLCVGGTANFTSSTSASTTYSWSGPNSFNSTQQNFNLTNVTLAQGGTYTVTGTMNGCSGPSASVTLAVNPIPVITVTPPNATICNGQSVSLTASGATNYTWSPATGLSTTNTATVTANPTTTQTYTITGSDGTCSGSTTATITVNPLPVVNAGPNVTLCNQPIPYTFTPTPAGGTWTGPNVTSGGVFTPGGTGSFNLVYSFTNGNGCTNTDTVVVTVVNPTPAFAGPDSSRCFGAGAITLSGTPSGGTWSGTSITAAGVFTPNVVGTHTLVYTFGTGTCLSRDTMLMTVNPLPVVDAGPNFAVCIDAGIQILNGTPAGGTWTGTGITNPTGEFTPAVAGTGAKTVIYSFTNGNGCTATDNLVITVNPLPVVNAGPDTTACDQPNPFQLSYSPAGGTWTGPNVSSGGLFTPNGTGTFTLTYTFTNANGCTNSDTRVVTIISPTQPDAGPDFAVCIDAPNVTLSPTPAGGAWSGSFTTPAGIFNPTIAGSFNLVYTLGSGACLLRDTLVAIVNPLPLVNAGTDYSICIDAGIQTLNGTPAGGTWSGTGITNPAGTFTPTVAGPGNKTLTYSFTDANGCTNTDNVLITVNPLPFVNAGNDTTLCNQPFPIQFTATPAGGNWTGTGITSSGQFTPSSVGSFNLTYTFTNGSGCTNSDTRVVTVVNPTQANAGPDLEACIDAPNIQLSGTPATGTWTGSFVTSGGLFNPTNAGTFPLVISNGAGNCLTRDTMLFTVHPLPVVNVGADEEFCPSDNAVNFSGNPANGVWSGNGITDATLGTFDPGIAPVGTNTIVYTFTNPTTGCINRDTLLAIVHPMPVANFTFNPITCIGTNELFTNTSTLANQNNWSFGDGNTSSLVSPIHGYASAGFFDTKLVVTTTFGCLDSITHQIEVRIPPVADFSLTPDSSCGPMLVNFTDLSLGQSLAYNWDYGNGQSSTNPTPVSQTYPASTTSDTSYTITLSLTNFCGSSSHSEQITVMPSPTAVFGTLTDIGCTPLVLDMVNNSFGLPDTYDWNFGDGTTSNTSASTLQHTFYTGTEDTTYTIQLIVSNECGSDTIQHQITVLPPQVNAFFNIDAPSGCVPHTINLTQFSQGASFSSWDFGDGNLSTTYNPTHTFTSPGTYVVSLFAAGCGFDTATTIVTVHPLPQIDFTSLDSVCLNQGMTFTNLSTGVASMNWDFGDGTSSSLTNPVHAYSSPGFYTVTLSGISQSYGCTTQKTKIIKVNPGPTSQFSLGPNAGCMELTVQMTNNSAGIVSQVWNFGDGNSSILNNPSHTFTSAGSYAVQLIVLDNIGCPDTATQVVTVYPLPVVDFTFTPVDPCVQPTLVNFTDQSTDVVGYAWNFGNGLTSTLTNPGTTYQQVGDYTVTLVGTTIHGCIDSIQKTVSSYQMPVASFTLPTDSLCVGEAILLQANTQFANSVSWLLGNGTVLTQNPVSTSFSASGTYPVTLVAYGNGGCNDTVSASTSITVLPQPTADFSYTNVEGPEPLSGIVDFTNLSSLADYYSWEFGNGTTSSEENPVIRYETDGEFTVTLIASTIYGCADTVVKPITVDFFYGLFIPNAMSPGHTDFEVANFVPKGVNMKEFELLIYDDWGNLIWSTTALDENGRPTEHWDGTYHGEPVQQDAYVWKASATFKNSNVWEGKEYPKGRIKRSGTVTVIR, from the coding sequence ATGAAGCAACTATTACTTCTTGTTACTGCTTTCCTTTTATTCCATGCGGCAACGTATGCGCAATGTACTGCAAATGCAGGCCCCGATTCGACGGTTTGCACGGGTGCTTCTATCCAGCTGGGAGGAACACCGGCAGGAACCGGACCAGGCACACTTTCTTATTCATGGTCACCGGCTGCAGGCCTTTCCTGCACCAATTGTCCGAACCCAGTACTTACAGCAAGCACCAGCCAAACCTATACGCTTACGGTCAGTTCATCGCTGGGCTGCACTACCACCGACCAGGTAACTGTTTCCATAGCACCTCCCCCAACAGCTGGATTCACTATTACAGGCAATAACAGCTGTGCCAGTGTTCCGATCCAATTCACCAATGCCTCATCCGGAAGCGGACTGACCTATTCCTGGAATTTCGGAGAACCGGGATCGGGAGCTCAAAACACCAGTAACCTTGTCAATCCGGTTCATCAATACAACGCTGTCGGTACCGGAACCCAAAGCTATACCGTCACACTGGTTGTTACCAATTCGAACGGGTGCACGGCAAGCGTGACACATACCGTAACGGTAAGCGCACTTCCGAACCCAGCCTTGATTGACCCGATAGCAGGAATGCGCAATTGCGACGGATCCAATTTTCCACTGACCGTTTTCGATGCTTCTTCCACCACAGCAGTTTCCAATTACACCATCCAGTGGGGCGACGGATCTCCCAACTTCAGTTCGGGTACTTTCCCCGGAGCGGGCGTTTCCCACACCTACACTACCGCAGAAATTTTCTCGCTGGTTTACACCATTACCGGAACCAACGGCTGTGTGCAATCCACCTCTTACAACATTGCAAACATCACCAACCCGGCAATCGGAGCGGCGAACCCGGGTGCAACAACCGGCTGCGGACCGATTACGCTTTGTTTCCCGCTGAGTAATTATTCATCCAATCACAGCACCACCTATTACGTAGTAGATTATGGCGACGGTTCGCCCAGAGATACGCTTTCGCATCCGCCTCCTGCTACCATTTGTCATACCTACACAACTTCTTCCTGCGGACGCCCGGGGAATCAATTTGTATTCCGTATGAAGGCAATCAATTTGTGCGACAGCAGTGAGGCCTCCATCTCGCCTATTCGCGTTTATACCGGTCCGGTAGCAAACTTCACTGTTGCGGCTCCCAACAATTGTGTGGGATCTCCTGTGCAGTTCCTGAACAGTACACAAACCGGGTTCAACAGTGCCTGCAGTTCCAGCACCCTATTCCAGTGGGATTTCGGTGACGGACAAACGCTGACTACTGCAACAGCTACCAATCCTACGCATGTTTATACCGCGCCGGGAACATATACCGTTACACTGAGTGCAACCAATAACTGTTCTTCCAACATTATTACCCGAACGGTTTGTATAGAGAACCCGCCGGTGCCGTCATTTACGGTTACACCTACTTCAGCGTGTATTCCGTTTACAGCGCAGGTAACCGATGCATCGAACCTGGCAAATACCTGTAATGTGACCCGCAACTGGATGGTGCTTTTCAACGGTAGCCCCTGCTTGCCTTCTTCGGGAGCTTTTGCCTTTACGGGAGGAACCAACGCTTCATCCGTCAACCCGCAAATCCAGTTTACGCAGCCCGGAAATTATACCATTCGCTTAACCTTAACGAATTCATGCGGTTCATTCATTTCCACCCAGGCAATTGTAGCGCAGAAACCGCCACAAGTCAGCATCAATGCCGTTCCAAGCGTCTGTGCAGGACTGAGCGTGAATCCGACCGCAGTTGTAAACGACTGCCTGGAACCTTCCGATACGTATAGCTGGACATTTACAGGAGGTACACCGGCCAGTTCAGGCACACTTGTTCCTGGAAGCGTTTCTTATCCCGCAGCCGGAACATTCCCTATTTCCCTGTCGGTAACCAATGCCTGCGGTACAACCACCGCAAACACTTCCGTAATCATCAAACCCATTCCTCCGGCATTGAATCCGCAGGTAAACACACCGCTTTGCGTGGGCGGAACAGCCAATTTCACCTCCAGTACTTCCGCTTCAACAACTTATTCGTGGTCAGGTCCCAATTCTTTTAACAGTACGCAGCAAAACTTCAACTTAACGAATGTTACCTTAGCCCAGGGCGGAACTTACACCGTAACCGGCACCATGAACGGCTGTAGCGGGCCAAGTGCTTCGGTTACTTTAGCGGTGAACCCGATTCCTGTCATTACGGTAACACCTCCGAATGCAACGATCTGTAACGGCCAATCAGTGTCTTTAACAGCTTCCGGCGCTACTAATTATACCTGGAGCCCTGCAACCGGCTTGTCAACGACCAATACCGCAACGGTTACTGCAAATCCAACAACAACTCAAACGTATACCATTACCGGATCGGACGGAACCTGTTCCGGCTCCACTACAGCCACGATTACAGTAAATCCTTTACCGGTTGTGAATGCCGGGCCGAACGTAACGCTTTGCAACCAGCCCATTCCATATACATTCACTCCAACTCCGGCAGGAGGAACCTGGACCGGACCGAATGTAACTTCCGGCGGAGTTTTCACCCCAGGCGGTACCGGAAGCTTCAACCTGGTTTATTCCTTTACAAACGGCAACGGATGTACCAATACCGACACCGTGGTTGTAACCGTCGTTAACCCGACGCCAGCCTTCGCCGGACCGGATTCTTCGAGGTGTTTCGGTGCAGGAGCTATTACCTTAAGCGGAACTCCTTCCGGCGGAACATGGAGCGGAACCAGCATTACCGCTGCCGGGGTCTTCACTCCTAACGTAGTCGGAACGCATACACTCGTTTACACTTTCGGAACAGGAACCTGCTTATCGCGAGATACCATGCTCATGACGGTAAATCCATTGCCGGTCGTAGACGCAGGCCCGAACTTCGCGGTTTGTATCGATGCAGGCATCCAAATACTGAACGGAACTCCAGCAGGAGGAACCTGGACAGGAACAGGGATTACCAATCCAACAGGAGAATTTACACCTGCTGTTGCCGGAACTGGAGCCAAAACAGTGATTTATTCATTCACCAATGGAAACGGATGTACCGCCACAGATAACCTGGTCATTACCGTAAACCCGCTACCGGTTGTCAATGCCGGACCGGACACTACCGCCTGTGACCAACCGAATCCTTTTCAATTAAGCTATTCACCGGCCGGAGGAACCTGGACAGGTCCCAACGTTAGTTCCGGCGGGCTTTTCACTCCAAACGGAACGGGAACTTTTACACTCACATATACCTTCACTAATGCAAACGGATGTACTAATTCTGATACGCGGGTTGTAACCATCATCAGCCCCACACAACCGGACGCAGGACCAGATTTTGCCGTTTGTATTGACGCTCCGAATGTGACCTTATCTCCCACACCGGCCGGAGGAGCCTGGAGCGGTTCATTTACTACTCCTGCGGGAATATTTAATCCTACCATTGCCGGAAGCTTCAACCTGGTTTACACCTTAGGTTCCGGAGCGTGTTTGCTACGGGATACGCTTGTAGCAATAGTGAATCCCTTACCCCTTGTCAATGCCGGTACTGATTACTCCATTTGTATCGATGCGGGAATTCAAACACTCAACGGCACTCCAGCCGGAGGAACCTGGTCGGGAACAGGAATTACCAACCCTGCGGGAACATTTACGCCCACTGTTGCAGGACCAGGGAATAAAACACTGACTTACTCTTTTACAGATGCGAACGGTTGTACGAATACAGACAACGTGCTCATTACCGTAAATCCGCTTCCGTTTGTGAATGCAGGAAACGATACGACATTGTGCAACCAGCCTTTCCCGATTCAATTTACTGCAACTCCTGCCGGGGGAAACTGGACAGGAACAGGAATTACCTCTTCGGGGCAGTTTACTCCAAGTTCAGTCGGCTCATTTAACCTCACTTATACATTTACGAATGGATCCGGCTGTACGAATTCAGATACGCGGGTTGTGACCGTTGTGAACCCGACACAGGCAAACGCCGGACCAGACCTGGAAGCTTGTATCGACGCACCGAATATTCAACTGAGCGGAACACCTGCTACAGGAACATGGACAGGAAGCTTCGTTACTTCCGGCGGGTTGTTTAATCCAACCAATGCAGGAACTTTCCCTTTGGTAATTTCCAACGGAGCCGGAAACTGTCTGACACGTGATACGATGCTCTTCACCGTGCATCCGCTGCCGGTTGTGAACGTTGGTGCAGACGAAGAATTCTGCCCGAGCGACAATGCGGTTAATTTCTCCGGAAATCCTGCAAACGGTGTCTGGAGCGGAAACGGAATTACGGATGCTACGCTGGGAACATTTGATCCGGGAATAGCTCCTGTGGGAACAAATACCATCGTTTACACTTTTACAAATCCGACCACGGGCTGCATTAACCGCGATACACTGCTGGCAATTGTTCACCCCATGCCGGTTGCAAACTTTACATTCAACCCCATTACCTGTATCGGAACGAATGAACTCTTTACGAATACCAGCACTTTAGCCAATCAAAACAACTGGAGTTTCGGCGACGGAAATACTTCTTCGCTGGTGAGCCCCATTCACGGATATGCTTCGGCAGGGTTTTTCGATACTAAGTTAGTTGTAACGACTACTTTCGGATGTTTGGATTCGATCACGCACCAAATCGAAGTACGCATTCCGCCGGTTGCGGATTTCAGTTTAACCCCGGACTCTTCCTGCGGACCTATGCTCGTCAATTTCACCGATCTGTCATTGGGACAAAGCCTGGCCTACAACTGGGATTACGGCAACGGGCAATCCAGTACCAACCCAACACCGGTTTCACAAACCTACCCGGCAAGTACTACCAGCGACACGAGTTACACCATTACGCTCAGTCTGACCAATTTCTGCGGCAGCAGCAGTCATTCAGAGCAAATTACCGTGATGCCTTCTCCAACAGCAGTTTTCGGTACGCTGACCGACATTGGCTGTACACCGCTCGTCCTGGATATGGTAAACAACAGTTTCGGGCTTCCGGATACGTATGACTGGAATTTCGGGGACGGTACGACTTCCAATACTTCTGCTTCGACCCTTCAGCACACGTTTTACACCGGAACGGAAGACACCACTTACACCATTCAATTGATTGTGAGCAATGAATGCGGTTCGGACACGATCCAACACCAGATCACTGTCCTTCCACCACAAGTCAATGCGTTTTTCAATATCGATGCACCTTCGGGCTGTGTTCCGCATACAATTAATCTGACACAATTCTCACAGGGGGCCAGTTTCTCTTCCTGGGATTTCGGAGACGGCAATTTATCGACGACCTACAATCCCACACATACATTTACTTCACCGGGAACATACGTGGTTTCGCTTTTTGCAGCAGGATGTGGATTCGACACCGCTACAACTATCGTAACAGTTCATCCTTTGCCGCAAATCGATTTTACATCCCTGGATTCTGTTTGTTTGAACCAGGGAATGACTTTTACGAACCTGAGTACGGGAGTTGCTTCCATGAACTGGGATTTCGGGGATGGAACGAGTTCTTCGCTGACCAATCCTGTGCACGCTTATTCGAGTCCGGGATTCTACACCGTCACCCTATCCGGAATCAGTCAAAGTTATGGCTGCACCACTCAGAAAACGAAAATAATCAAGGTAAATCCGGGTCCGACCTCCCAATTCTCACTTGGCCCGAATGCGGGTTGCATGGAACTGACTGTCCAGATGACCAATAACAGTGCGGGAATTGTGAGCCAGGTTTGGAACTTCGGCGACGGAAACTCATCTATCCTGAACAATCCAAGTCATACTTTTACGAGTGCAGGCTCCTATGCCGTTCAATTGATCGTGCTGGATAACATCGGATGTCCGGATACGGCCACGCAGGTTGTTACCGTTTACCCGCTTCCGGTGGTTGATTTCACCTTCACTCCTGTTGATCCGTGTGTGCAGCCAACCTTGGTCAATTTCACCGATCAAAGCACCGATGTTGTGGGGTATGCCTGGAATTTCGGGAATGGTTTGACTTCCACTCTAACGAACCCAGGTACTACCTATCAGCAAGTCGGAGATTACACTGTTACCTTGGTTGGGACAACTATTCACGGCTGTATCGACAGCATCCAAAAAACGGTATCGTCTTATCAAATGCCGGTTGCTTCGTTTACTTTACCAACGGATTCGTTGTGCGTGGGAGAAGCCATTTTATTGCAAGCCAATACGCAATTCGCGAATTCTGTTTCGTGGTTATTGGGGAACGGAACAGTTTTAACCCAAAACCCGGTTTCTACCTCTTTTTCAGCCAGCGGAACGTATCCGGTTACACTTGTCGCTTATGGAAACGGAGGCTGTAACGACACAGTTTCCGCAAGTACGTCGATTACGGTATTGCCGCAGCCGACTGCCGATTTCAGTTATACCAACGTGGAAGGTCCCGAACCTTTGAGCGGTATTGTTGATTTTACGAACCTGAGCAGCTTGGCGGATTATTACTCCTGGGAATTCGGGAACGGAACGACCTCTTCCGAAGAAAACCCGGTTATTCGCTACGAAACAGACGGGGAATTTACGGTAACCCTGATTGCATCAACGATCTATGGTTGCGCGGATACGGTTGTGAAACCGATTACGGTGGATTTCTTCTACGGATTGTTTATTCCGAATGCCATGAGCCCGGGGCACACGGATTTCGAGGTGGCGAATTTTGTTCCGAAAGGAGTCAACATGAAGGAATTCGAATTGCTGATCTACGATGATTGGGGGAACCTCATCTGGTCGACCACTGCTTTGGATGAAAACGGAAGGCCGACCGAACACTGGGACGGAACTTACCACGGGGAACCTGTGCAGCAGGATGCTTATGTCTGGAAAGCAAGTGCCACATTCAAAAATTCGAATGTCTGGGAAGGAAAAGAATATCCGAAAGGCAGGATCAAGCGATCGGGAACTGTAACTGTAATACGCTAA
- a CDS encoding M48 family metallopeptidase: MLKQTFLLTCLLSCAVSGSLSAQSKTDFNQYKTLLSAGSIPEDFSLSTYEKVDRDIQISRPELDAASKKKFYTGIHSAIDEILHSEVCVFGDPVSLYVKDIAKNLLKDDRETFSQLRFYTLKSNETNAFSTDQGIIFVTTGLISQVSSEAQIAYVLAHEIAHYKRKHVLERFKQKTVLRNANYYELSTYSKERELEADADAIELYKKAGYDEALIEPTFDVLMYSYLPFDEYKIPETFFNSHDFYVPEFKFPKETFAITAEENYNDSKSSHPNISKRKKQVLDVLAKGTGWNGSPNVLGADRFNEIRTIARFESVRNSILSLDLTNALYSIYILEKEFPQSQYLISMKAKTWLALAQTKSAGMSKPYESRIHKEGEIAVLHSILKKMDKLELSTIALRQIYDIRAANPSNTEIQAIYDRMVETAANTKQFALESFSKYDYHQAVQRNKNYNDSIAKIPVDSLTKAEPVKTNESKYDKIKKKRSADGNIEAQVFDSTAYYLYGMKDILSDSSFVKAFKAAQNNSASTSNKQEANSKLIPAIPDLKSKSIALTEPNVEILESSKKTVNMSESIRANATELILEEAADNGYNFSTDNAPNELTIEGIHAFTFLKSALRQTDGYSKVNFFPVDYTELQNMTKKYSSDVILIPLFAYMDAKKSAPMTVARPVIATWYVPPMALILLTGKLLDSQKTKIQFVGVDLKNGHAAVSNEYLISGRPSKVMLGSKIYEIFKSTN, from the coding sequence ATGTTAAAACAAACATTCTTGCTAACCTGCCTATTATCATGCGCTGTTTCAGGATCTTTATCTGCCCAGTCCAAAACAGATTTCAACCAATACAAAACGTTGCTTTCCGCCGGGTCCATTCCCGAAGATTTCAGTCTTTCCACTTACGAAAAAGTAGACCGCGACATTCAAATCAGCCGACCGGAACTGGATGCAGCCTCCAAAAAGAAATTCTACACCGGCATTCACTCGGCTATCGATGAAATCCTGCATTCCGAAGTTTGTGTGTTCGGAGATCCCGTTTCCTTGTATGTAAAAGACATCGCAAAGAATTTATTGAAGGACGACCGCGAAACATTCAGCCAATTGCGCTTTTACACCCTGAAATCCAATGAAACCAATGCGTTTTCTACCGACCAGGGAATTATTTTCGTGACCACCGGACTGATTTCACAAGTGAGTTCCGAAGCCCAGATTGCTTACGTACTTGCCCATGAGATTGCACACTACAAACGCAAACACGTATTGGAGCGTTTCAAGCAAAAAACGGTGTTGAGAAATGCCAATTACTACGAACTAAGTACTTACAGCAAAGAGCGCGAACTGGAAGCAGATGCAGATGCAATCGAACTTTACAAAAAAGCCGGGTATGACGAAGCATTGATCGAACCCACTTTCGATGTACTGATGTATTCCTACCTTCCTTTTGACGAATACAAAATCCCGGAAACCTTCTTTAATTCCCACGATTTTTATGTCCCGGAATTCAAATTCCCGAAAGAAACATTTGCTATTACTGCCGAAGAGAATTACAACGACAGCAAGAGTTCGCATCCGAACATTTCCAAGCGCAAAAAACAGGTGCTGGATGTGCTGGCAAAAGGAACCGGATGGAACGGAAGCCCGAACGTACTCGGCGCGGACCGTTTTAATGAGATCCGCACCATTGCCCGCTTCGAATCCGTAAGAAACAGCATTCTTTCGCTGGACCTGACGAACGCACTTTATTCCATCTACATCCTGGAAAAAGAGTTTCCGCAGTCGCAGTACCTGATTTCCATGAAAGCAAAAACGTGGCTGGCACTGGCGCAAACCAAATCTGCCGGTATGTCGAAACCTTATGAATCCCGTATCCATAAAGAAGGCGAAATAGCGGTACTTCACTCCATTCTAAAGAAAATGGACAAACTGGAGCTTTCAACGATTGCATTGCGACAGATTTACGACATCCGTGCGGCTAATCCTTCAAATACTGAAATCCAGGCTATCTACGACCGCATGGTGGAAACCGCTGCCAATACGAAACAATTCGCACTGGAATCATTCTCCAAATACGATTATCACCAGGCCGTTCAGCGAAATAAGAACTACAATGATTCGATTGCTAAAATCCCGGTTGACAGTTTGACAAAAGCCGAGCCGGTAAAAACAAACGAATCCAAATACGACAAGATCAAGAAAAAAAGATCTGCTGACGGCAACATCGAAGCACAGGTCTTTGATTCAACGGCATATTACCTCTATGGAATGAAAGACATCCTTTCTGACAGCAGTTTCGTAAAGGCATTCAAAGCGGCTCAGAACAATTCAGCGAGTACATCCAATAAGCAGGAAGCCAATTCGAAACTCATTCCTGCAATTCCTGATCTGAAGAGTAAAAGCATTGCATTGACGGAACCGAATGTGGAAATCCTGGAATCATCCAAAAAAACGGTGAACATGTCTGAATCTATCCGGGCAAATGCCACGGAACTGATCCTGGAGGAAGCTGCTGACAACGGGTATAACTTCAGTACGGACAATGCTCCGAACGAACTCACCATTGAAGGAATCCATGCATTTACCTTCCTGAAATCGGCATTGCGACAAACAGACGGCTATTCGAAAGTGAACTTTTTCCCGGTTGACTATACCGAATTGCAGAACATGACGAAGAAATACAGCTCCGACGTGATCCTGATTCCGCTATTTGCCTATATGGACGCCAAGAAAAGTGCTCCGATGACCGTAGCAAGACCAGTTATTGCAACGTGGTATGTTCCGCCGATGGCACTAATTCTTTTAACGGGTAAATTACTGGATTCTCAAAAAACAAAGATTCAATTTGTAGGGGTTGATTTGAAAAACGGCCATGCGGCTGTATCCAATGAATACCTGATCAGCGGAAGACCTTCCAAAGTAATGCTGGGATCCAAAATCTACGAAATTTTCAAATCAACTAACTAA
- a CDS encoding T9SS type A sorting domain-containing protein: MKLNLLLATSLITGAAFGQFTQSNEPVMGSSVTMYVLDSNAVDYAAVTGTGVTWDYSTTPGIAGETKVVSVALPSATTNGSDYPSSTWAIDIAGFMTSYYTSSASSRISQGYAFDGGSGAGTVRVVFSGGANDALIMNYPYAITNNLTDAFSGNANTDNFGSLATSGNIDTKFDGQGTLKLNAATTLSNVSRFKLHDQATAVIPIPGFGNVVMERTQYEYYTMTSPYLPVLVHSTLVITLAGTPTTQHIVMSSMAPDEYLNVAENNKIAFEVYPNPANESVVISGLTGNETIAIVDMAGRTVLTTQNNGTSQTLNVSDFQAGIYNVVVSANGIKSTKKLTIN; the protein is encoded by the coding sequence ATGAAATTAAATTTACTCTTAGCTACTAGCTTAATTACGGGAGCTGCTTTCGGTCAGTTTACCCAATCAAACGAACCGGTAATGGGATCATCCGTTACGATGTATGTTTTGGATTCCAATGCAGTTGATTATGCAGCTGTTACAGGAACAGGAGTTACCTGGGATTACAGTACAACTCCGGGTATTGCCGGTGAAACGAAAGTTGTTTCTGTAGCTCTTCCTTCTGCAACTACAAACGGAAGCGATTACCCTTCTTCTACGTGGGCAATTGATATCGCAGGTTTCATGACTTCTTACTATACATCCAGCGCCAGCTCACGTATTTCTCAGGGATACGCTTTTGACGGTGGAAGTGGTGCAGGTACTGTTCGCGTTGTTTTCAGCGGTGGGGCAAACGATGCTTTGATCATGAACTACCCTTACGCAATCACGAATAACCTGACAGATGCATTTTCCGGAAACGCTAATACAGATAATTTCGGATCATTGGCAACATCCGGGAACATCGATACAAAATTTGATGGCCAGGGAACATTGAAATTGAATGCAGCGACTACTTTATCGAATGTATCCCGTTTTAAATTGCACGATCAGGCAACTGCTGTTATTCCGATCCCAGGATTTGGAAATGTAGTTATGGAAAGAACACAATACGAATATTACACGATGACAAGTCCTTACCTTCCGGTTTTGGTTCACTCCACATTGGTAATCACATTGGCAGGTACACCAACTACACAGCACATCGTTATGAGCAGCATGGCTCCGGACGAATATTTGAATGTAGCTGAAAACAACAAAATTGCATTTGAAGTATACCCGAACCCTGCAAACGAGTCAGTGGTTATTTCCGGATTGACAGGAAACGAAACAATTGCTATAGTTGACATGGCAGGAAGAACCGTTTTGACTACTCAAAACAACGGAACTTCCCAAACGTTGAACGTATCTGATTTCCAGGCTGGAATTTACAACGTAGTTGTATCCGCTAACGGAATTAAGTCTACAAAAAAACTGACTATCAACTAA